GTATTTTTTTTTGGTTCATTGTTTGTCATTTTAATTCCTATTACTATTTACTTTCTCCAAACCACTAAAATAACGCCGCTGACAATTAAACCTAACCCAATTAAACGACTCAGCGGCACAGGTTCCCTAAAGAAGAAGCGACCGAGTAAAACGGAAAAAACGTAACTCAAGGCTACAGAGGGGCCAACAATGCTAAGCTCGATGCGAGTCAAAAGAAAGATGTAACCGAGTGTCCCCAATCCGTAGCAAATCAAGCCGTAGATCAATTCTGGAACAGTAATAATTTGCAAAATGTGTCTGACAAAATTGGTGCTGTTGACTTTGCCTAACTTTAATGCTCCTGTTTTCAGAAAAAATTGTCCTGTTGCACCGAATAAAACTGTTGCTAGTAGCAAACAAACTTCTTGCCAGTTCATACCATTGGAGAGTAGAGGTTTCATATTTTAGATTGAATAAATTCTGGATGTGACAGAATCTGAATCAATCCAAACCTTACAAGTTTATGGCCAAATGGTATCGCAAGTCCAGCTTGGGGATGAATCGGGGCTACACAAATTTGTGTAGCCATTAGTTGACCGTTTAAGCTTTTGATGCTCTGGCGATCGCAAAACGCTCTTTCGACTCTGACTCACTGGATG
The nucleotide sequence above comes from Aerosakkonema funiforme FACHB-1375. Encoded proteins:
- a CDS encoding EamA family transporter, giving the protein MKPLLSNGMNWQEVCLLLATVLFGATGQFFLKTGALKLGKVNSTNFVRHILQIITVPELIYGLICYGLGTLGYIFLLTRIELSIVGPSVALSYVFSVLLGRFFFREPVPLSRLIGLGLIVSGVILVVWRK